Proteins encoded within one genomic window of Candidatus Hydrogenedentota bacterium:
- a CDS encoding DUF456 domain-containing protein: MGGFIDGMVGLAGDAVVIVGWSVFLLAIVVGLALDLVGLFGNWIILGAVAIAWVATGFEHFGIFGLTFMVGFAILGEILETALAGYGAKRFGGSKGSIVAALVGCIGGAIGGSFVLMIVGTLIGACLGAFVGAALYEYIQMQKTHHEAMWTGLGAALGKVGGLFAKMFCGIAMLVIAAITFS; this comes from the coding sequence ATGGGTGGGTTTATTGATGGCATGGTCGGATTGGCGGGGGATGCGGTGGTTATTGTTGGTTGGAGTGTGTTCCTGCTCGCTATCGTCGTCGGACTCGCCCTCGATCTCGTCGGACTCTTCGGCAACTGGATTATCCTCGGAGCCGTTGCCATCGCCTGGGTCGCCACCGGCTTCGAGCACTTTGGCATTTTTGGCCTCACCTTCATGGTCGGATTCGCCATTCTTGGCGAGATTCTCGAAACCGCCCTCGCGGGATACGGCGCAAAGCGCTTCGGCGGAAGCAAGGGCAGCATAGTCGCCGCGCTCGTCGGATGTATTGGCGGGGCAATCGGTGGCTCGTTTGTACTGATGATTGTGGGCACGTTGATCGGCGCCTGCCTCGGGGCCTTTGTCGGCGCGGCGCTCTACGAGTACATCCAGATGCAGAAAACCCACCACGAGGCAATGTGGACCGGGCTCGGCGCGGCGCTGGGCAAGGTCGGCGGACTGTTTGCAAAGATGTTCTGCGGGATTGCAATGCTGGTCATCGCGGCCATTACATTCAGCTAA
- a CDS encoding DUF89 family protein — MKATLDCLECIAKQALRAARVATDDPEVQRRILDDTVARIPAMDLNDSPASLSMVAYQLAARHTGQGDPYAALKRAQNDLALSLEAVMRERIQASPDPLSTALHLAAAGNVIDLGILETHEIDIERVIEEVLHERFAADHTDTLRESLETCEDLLYLLDNAGEIVFDKLLIEVLLEHTPVTAVVKGAPMLNDVVYEDAVRVGLTEVCGVIDNGGAFIGSPLDQVPASFLERLGRADVIIGKGQGNYETIDDFDGNVFLILRAKCEIIARHMGVKFGQVGLISTRRRG, encoded by the coding sequence ATGAAAGCCACCCTCGATTGCCTGGAATGCATCGCGAAACAGGCCCTGCGCGCGGCGCGTGTCGCCACGGACGATCCCGAGGTGCAGCGGCGCATTCTCGACGATACGGTCGCCCGTATCCCCGCGATGGACCTGAACGATTCCCCCGCGTCCCTTTCCATGGTCGCGTACCAGCTGGCGGCCCGCCACACGGGCCAGGGGGACCCCTACGCGGCGCTCAAACGGGCCCAGAACGACCTCGCCCTCTCGCTGGAGGCGGTGATGCGCGAGCGCATTCAGGCCAGCCCGGACCCGCTCTCGACGGCGCTGCACCTGGCGGCGGCCGGCAACGTCATCGATCTGGGGATTCTCGAGACCCACGAGATCGACATTGAGCGCGTCATTGAGGAGGTGCTCCACGAGCGCTTCGCCGCCGATCACACCGACACGCTCCGGGAATCTCTGGAGACGTGCGAGGATCTGCTGTACCTGCTCGACAACGCCGGCGAAATCGTGTTCGACAAGCTCCTCATTGAGGTGCTTTTGGAGCACACCCCCGTCACCGCCGTCGTGAAAGGCGCCCCCATGCTCAACGATGTCGTCTATGAAGACGCGGTCCGCGTCGGGCTGACCGAGGTTTGCGGGGTCATCGACAACGGCGGCGCGTTTATCGGATCGCCGCTCGACCAGGTCCCCGCGTCCTTCCTCGAACGCCTGGGCCGCGCCGACGTCATCATCGGCAAGGGCCAGGGCAACTACGAAACCATCGACGACTTCGACGGCAACGTATTCCTCATTCTCCGCGCCAAATGCGAGATCATCGCGCGGCACATGGGCGTGAAGTTCGGCCAGGTGGGGCTTATTTCGACGCGCCGCCGGGGCTGA
- a CDS encoding BlaI/MecI/CopY family transcriptional regulator, giving the protein MNPDITEAEMEVLKALWKLGGGAVRDVAEHLPPNRRRAYTTLQTLLKRLEDKGIVAVDKGRVPHIYRARVTRQGLVKTRLKSLAEELCDGAAGPLLLALVDRKRFSEKELASFQKLIEKLDNEGD; this is encoded by the coding sequence GTGAATCCCGATATCACCGAAGCCGAAATGGAAGTGCTCAAGGCCCTCTGGAAGCTGGGTGGCGGCGCCGTTCGCGATGTGGCGGAGCACCTCCCGCCCAATCGGCGGCGCGCGTATACCACGTTGCAGACCCTGCTCAAACGGCTGGAGGACAAGGGGATTGTGGCCGTGGACAAGGGCCGCGTCCCGCATATCTACCGCGCTCGGGTGACCCGTCAGGGCCTCGTGAAGACGCGTCTGAAATCGCTGGCGGAAGAACTGTGCGATGGCGCCGCGGGCCCGCTGCTCCTCGCGCTGGTGGATCGAAAGCGTTTTTCCGAGAAAGAGCTGGCGTCATTCCAGAAACTGATCGAAAAGCTGGACAACGAGGGAGACTGA
- a CDS encoding M56 family metallopeptidase: MGILLIHLGSVAALAVAVALACRLGNFRPAICHALWLVVLLKLAAPPLVAWPLGGALWESMDLMAGSNAQSAVETPNRAPVARVSMVEEAGGVTGAADASAPAGPALAAQWLPAMLAGLWLAGGVCVLWRIGWQVRRVRREVADGTPPPPWFEDRLASAGAALGVAPPRAVVTPGPGAACIQIAGAPVLVVSADALRALGANAWDPILTHELAHLKRRDHWVAWLVLLAGAIWWWNPVYWWARHRIHLYSEMACDAWVVERLPGERRSYAEVIVRVMRLIADQSAPAPALGLAVWSAATQERRLWMIMKAKGSCRVSWRPAAAITALALAVTPAWIAPGEPGPAGAEADAERAAGWRLSLEPAEKVKKDLEESVSFEFRDIHLKDVLEYVSERWDINIVLDQRAVAPEKDEGAADSPAGAQEKRAYASDGHVSEVNIQNAPLGDALRTLLAPLKLTHQARGHAVWVTSPELIVQDQAAPLPSAAFEEGEILKKLGSRVNLEFESIDIRDAVLFMSDSADVNFVMDKRAFRLREGESTPVFGWSQPEDATDGIIDYMNLEVPLGEALYVMTRLLGLTYAVHEEFVVISTPELVGELGAQKKQPAE; this comes from the coding sequence ATGGGCATACTGCTGATTCATCTTGGTTCGGTTGCGGCGCTTGCGGTAGCTGTGGCGCTGGCTTGCCGGCTGGGGAACTTTCGGCCCGCCATATGCCATGCGCTCTGGCTGGTGGTCCTCCTGAAACTGGCCGCGCCGCCGCTGGTCGCGTGGCCGCTTGGCGGCGCACTTTGGGAATCGATGGATCTAATGGCCGGAAGCAACGCGCAATCCGCTGTGGAGACGCCGAACCGCGCCCCCGTTGCGCGCGTATCCATGGTCGAGGAGGCGGGTGGCGTCACTGGCGCGGCGGATGCATCGGCCCCGGCGGGCCCGGCGCTGGCCGCCCAATGGTTGCCGGCAATGCTGGCGGGCCTCTGGCTGGCCGGTGGCGTATGCGTGCTTTGGCGGATAGGGTGGCAGGTTCGCCGCGTGCGCCGTGAAGTAGCCGACGGAACGCCGCCCCCGCCCTGGTTCGAGGATCGGTTGGCGTCTGCGGGCGCGGCCCTGGGCGTGGCGCCACCCCGCGCGGTCGTGACGCCGGGTCCCGGGGCGGCCTGCATTCAGATCGCGGGCGCGCCCGTGCTCGTCGTGTCCGCGGACGCCTTGCGGGCGCTCGGTGCGAACGCGTGGGACCCCATTCTGACCCACGAGCTCGCGCACCTGAAGCGGCGCGACCACTGGGTGGCCTGGCTGGTGCTGCTGGCGGGCGCGATCTGGTGGTGGAATCCGGTGTATTGGTGGGCCCGCCACCGCATACACCTCTACAGCGAAATGGCGTGCGACGCCTGGGTTGTGGAACGGCTCCCGGGTGAGCGGCGTTCCTACGCGGAGGTCATCGTGCGTGTCATGCGCTTGATCGCGGATCAATCCGCGCCAGCGCCGGCGCTCGGGCTTGCCGTATGGTCGGCGGCCACACAGGAAAGGAGGCTCTGGATGATTATGAAGGCAAAGGGATCGTGCCGCGTATCGTGGCGGCCCGCGGCGGCCATTACCGCACTGGCGCTGGCGGTGACGCCGGCCTGGATTGCGCCGGGCGAGCCTGGGCCCGCCGGCGCGGAGGCGGACGCGGAGCGTGCGGCGGGATGGAGGCTTTCGCTGGAACCGGCGGAAAAGGTGAAGAAGGATCTCGAAGAATCCGTCAGCTTCGAGTTCAGAGACATTCACCTGAAAGACGTGCTTGAGTACGTTTCAGAGCGTTGGGACATCAACATCGTCCTGGATCAGCGGGCGGTCGCGCCCGAAAAGGATGAAGGAGCCGCGGATTCGCCCGCCGGCGCGCAGGAGAAGCGGGCCTACGCGAGCGATGGCCATGTTTCGGAGGTAAATATACAGAACGCGCCCCTGGGCGACGCGCTCAGGACCCTATTGGCCCCCCTGAAGCTGACACATCAGGCGCGCGGCCATGCGGTCTGGGTTACCTCCCCCGAACTCATCGTTCAGGATCAGGCGGCGCCATTGCCGTCCGCCGCATTCGAAGAGGGCGAGATCCTGAAGAAACTCGGTTCCCGCGTGAATCTCGAGTTTGAGTCGATCGACATCCGGGACGCCGTCCTGTTCATGAGCGACTCCGCGGATGTGAATTTCGTCATGGACAAGCGGGCTTTTCGCCTCCGCGAGGGTGAATCGACTCCAGTTTTTGGCTGGTCCCAGCCGGAAGACGCGACGGACGGAATCATCGACTACATGAACCTGGAGGTACCGTTGGGCGAGGCCCTCTACGTGATGACACGGCTGCTCGGGCTTACGTACGCCGTGCACGAAGAGTTCGTGGTCATATCCACACCCGAACTCGTTGGGGAGTTGGGCGCGCAGAAGAAGCAACCGGCGGAGTGA
- a CDS encoding autotransporter outer membrane beta-barrel domain-containing protein, whose translation MPFEYLRDRAALIVCLVSACFAAPQHLASATPRPPEFAGGGWGARDHRLEDNENAGGSFEVWPTEDVSAGVSTAGITATFDYDPVTGVYSGTVALNAGALGEEDCPDCPGGVAYPRASANLRLNFRIYDEAYLTVAGATSNAPICCGNRTVTVQRGGVNNRVTEFTCGGTRESLNDGGGLDTEFRWYDAAGNPCRYQFRGYGGSTSMERTEVLQGNAPGCESCFQEWGIDFFVEAQGFRGDADGSSGSMSMTWSLSPSVPPLPPSDMYFWEGLNGDFNDRANWEPEGVPEGNDLAIFDKDQIYTVLFGAESIGSAWVERGGLTFSGGSGSYSNGSAAAPSLIVGNDAADMARLQLVNGHELNTIFAMIGKGPASSGLVTLAGLPGPPSAWENTGRLTVGHGGPGEVVLEPGTSFRTDELIVADLAGSSGTVLVLSGGSEGNPSAHLGSAAVGVGAVGELFVEDSVIETGMLAAGLLPDGIGSVSVQRGSVTASGLTAGVDGSAFVTLTDGGAVESTPGSLEGGLVLGRNPGSFGQMIVQDIGSLAIADIVFLGRAGEGEINVSGGGGLVADWILIGSEGAGRGRLRVGDSGSVTAALVGDIGQISVGAGGAGPNLLEVEPGGSATASEMRIGVSGGPEVENRVTVDGGEVTLLESLVIGDLAAPDGSGSRGELLLQNGGLLVASELRLHAASTISGSGVIDLGGGEGQLDGTVAPGVFVQAADGGAKRAGPEGLRGAGFGTLTIRGNVTGSAPEIILGIGGEDAGQRDRLVIEGNANFEDVAVVLEFLEGFAPQEGMAIPLIEVTGDGSVTPARVEFTGLEDGFAFELETAADGSAIQMRALTDGVATTTPGGEGEGEGEGEGEGEGEGEGEGEGEGEGEGEGEGEGEGEGDPVPFNCNASKSTVLDNLQRIFGDLFLLGAAVAGLALLRFRSGERM comes from the coding sequence ATGCCATTTGAATACCTTCGCGACAGAGCGGCTCTTATCGTGTGTCTTGTGTCGGCGTGTTTCGCCGCGCCCCAACATCTGGCCTCCGCCACGCCGCGCCCGCCGGAGTTCGCCGGTGGCGGCTGGGGCGCGCGCGATCACCGCCTCGAAGACAACGAAAACGCCGGTGGCAGCTTCGAGGTCTGGCCCACAGAGGATGTGTCGGCGGGCGTTTCTACGGCCGGTATCACCGCGACGTTCGACTACGATCCCGTGACGGGGGTCTATTCGGGAACGGTCGCGCTGAATGCGGGGGCCTTGGGCGAGGAGGATTGTCCGGATTGCCCGGGCGGGGTTGCCTATCCGCGGGCCTCCGCAAACCTGCGGCTGAACTTTCGCATCTACGACGAGGCCTACCTGACCGTCGCGGGCGCGACCTCCAATGCCCCGATCTGTTGCGGCAACCGCACGGTCACCGTGCAGCGCGGCGGAGTAAACAACCGGGTGACCGAATTCACCTGCGGCGGCACGCGGGAAAGCCTGAACGATGGGGGCGGTCTTGATACCGAGTTCCGGTGGTACGATGCGGCGGGCAATCCGTGCCGCTATCAGTTTCGCGGTTACGGCGGCAGCACATCCATGGAGCGCACGGAGGTACTGCAGGGAAACGCGCCGGGCTGCGAGAGTTGCTTTCAGGAATGGGGAATCGACTTCTTCGTGGAGGCGCAAGGTTTCCGGGGCGATGCCGACGGGTCGTCCGGCTCCATGAGCATGACCTGGTCGCTTTCGCCGAGCGTGCCGCCCCTGCCGCCCTCGGATATGTATTTCTGGGAGGGGTTGAACGGCGATTTTAACGACCGTGCAAACTGGGAGCCGGAAGGCGTTCCGGAGGGCAACGACCTGGCTATTTTCGACAAGGACCAGATCTATACGGTGCTCTTCGGCGCGGAGAGCATCGGGTCGGCGTGGGTGGAGCGCGGGGGCCTGACTTTCTCGGGCGGTTCCGGCTCGTATTCGAACGGGTCGGCGGCGGCCCCTTCGCTGATCGTGGGAAATGACGCGGCGGACATGGCGCGCCTCCAACTGGTGAACGGCCATGAGCTCAACACCATTTTCGCCATGATCGGCAAGGGCCCGGCGAGCAGCGGCCTGGTCACTTTGGCGGGGCTGCCCGGTCCGCCGTCGGCTTGGGAGAACACGGGGCGTCTCACCGTGGGGCATGGCGGCCCGGGCGAAGTCGTCCTGGAGCCGGGCACGTCGTTCCGTACGGACGAGCTCATTGTGGCCGATCTGGCCGGAAGCAGCGGGACGGTCCTGGTGCTTTCCGGCGGGTCGGAAGGAAATCCCTCGGCGCACCTGGGCAGCGCGGCCGTGGGCGTGGGCGCCGTCGGCGAGTTGTTTGTAGAAGATTCTGTCATCGAAACGGGGATGCTGGCGGCGGGCCTCCTGCCGGACGGGATCGGCTCCGTCTCGGTCCAGCGCGGTTCCGTTACGGCCAGTGGCCTGACCGCGGGTGTCGATGGGAGCGCCTTCGTGACCCTGACGGATGGCGGCGCCGTGGAATCGACGCCCGGCTCCCTGGAAGGGGGGCTAGTGCTGGGAAGAAATCCGGGCTCCTTCGGGCAGATGATCGTTCAAGACATCGGGAGCCTGGCCATCGCGGACATCGTATTCCTGGGCCGCGCAGGCGAGGGCGAAATTAACGTTAGCGGCGGCGGCGGACTGGTGGCGGACTGGATACTCATCGGTAGCGAGGGGGCGGGGCGCGGGCGCCTTCGCGTGGGTGATAGCGGCAGCGTGACGGCGGCGCTCGTGGGCGATATCGGCCAGATCAGCGTGGGTGCGGGCGGCGCGGGGCCCAATCTGTTGGAAGTCGAACCGGGCGGCAGCGCGACGGCGAGCGAAATGCGAATCGGCGTATCGGGCGGCCCGGAGGTTGAGAACCGCGTTACGGTTGATGGCGGCGAAGTGACGCTCCTGGAGTCCCTCGTTATCGGTGATCTCGCGGCGCCGGACGGGAGCGGTTCGCGCGGCGAACTGCTGCTTCAAAACGGCGGGCTGTTAGTCGCCAGCGAACTCCGGCTGCACGCCGCTTCGACTATCTCGGGCAGCGGCGTCATCGATCTCGGCGGCGGTGAAGGCCAGCTTGACGGCACGGTCGCACCGGGCGTATTCGTGCAGGCGGCGGACGGAGGCGCCAAACGAGCGGGGCCGGAAGGGCTCCGTGGCGCGGGTTTCGGAACCCTCACAATCCGGGGCAACGTGACGGGGAGCGCACCCGAGATTATCCTGGGCATCGGCGGGGAGGACGCGGGGCAGCGCGACCGGCTTGTCATCGAGGGCAACGCCAATTTCGAAGACGTCGCGGTGGTGCTCGAGTTTCTGGAAGGCTTCGCGCCCCAGGAGGGGATGGCGATCCCGCTGATCGAAGTGACGGGCGACGGCAGCGTGACGCCGGCACGTGTCGAATTCACGGGGCTGGAAGATGGCTTCGCCTTCGAACTCGAAACGGCGGCCGACGGCAGCGCCATCCAGATGCGCGCCCTGACCGACGGCGTCGCAACGACCACCCCCGGAGGCGAAGGCGAGGGCGAGGGCGAGGGTGAGGGTGAGGGCGAGGGCGAGGGTGAGGGTGAGGGTGAGGGTGAGGGCGAGGGCGAGGGTGAGGGTGAGGGCGAGGGTGAGGGTGAGGGTGATCCGGTGCCTTTTAACTGCAATGCATCAAAATCCACTGTACTCGACAACTTGCAACGCATCTTCGGCGATTTGTTTCTGCTTGGCGCCGCGGTGGCTGGTCTCGCGTTATTGCGGTTCCGGAGCGGAGAGAGGATGTAG